In one window of Candidatus Hydrogenedentota bacterium DNA:
- a CDS encoding type II toxin-antitoxin system PemK/MazF family toxin: MKRGDLYLVTNPSAHDPRKQRVFVVVSRQVLIDSRHSTVICAPVYSSCDGLSTQVPIGVEEGLKHHSCVHCDELVSIPKSVLTNFVGTLKPQKLDLLKAALQNALELDR; this comes from the coding sequence GTGAAGCGCGGAGATCTGTATCTCGTCACCAATCCGTCGGCTCACGACCCGCGCAAACAAAGGGTATTTGTAGTTGTGAGTCGACAAGTTCTGATCGACTCGCGGCATTCGACAGTAATCTGTGCGCCTGTATATTCGAGCTGCGACGGACTGTCTACTCAAGTCCCAATTGGGGTTGAGGAAGGACTCAAGCATCACAGCTGTGTGCACTGTGATGAGTTGGTCAGTATTCCAAAGAGTGTATTGACGAACTTTGTTGGCACTCTGAAACCGCAGAAATTAGACTTACTCAAAGCGGCACTGCAGAATGCCTTGGAACTTGACCGATGA
- a CDS encoding ribbon-helix-helix domain-containing protein, whose protein sequence is MKIKTSITLSEDLLTAIDERSQQFKNRSGFIEEAVRSFLAQIHKQEVDAKDLAILNKHAERLNQEAEDVLGYQLIP, encoded by the coding sequence ATGAAAATAAAGACATCTATCACACTTTCGGAAGACTTACTGACTGCAATCGATGAAAGGTCCCAGCAGTTCAAGAATCGCTCTGGTTTCATCGAGGAAGCGGTTAGGTCGTTCCTTGCTCAGATACACAAGCAAGAGGTGGACGCTAAAGACTTGGCCATACTCAACAAGCATGCGGAGCGGCTCAACCAAGAAGCAGAAGACGTGTTGGGCTATCAGCTAATCCCGTGA